A region of Sphingobium baderi DNA encodes the following proteins:
- a CDS encoding SPOR domain-containing protein produces the protein MIRSPLWLLAPLLLVGTAHAQSDQAQLVRPSDAADLNSHLARLASDPRDVTALIGAGEAALALDDPRAAAGFFARADAIQSGNGRIKAGLGRVMLKMQNPAEALRLFDQAARLRYPDAGFLSDRALARDLTGDQAGAQRDYQAALQRQPDDAELIRRYAASLGISGQVEASDKVLQPLLYKSDRAAWRYRAFILAMNNKQAEAKKIADQTMPAPLASALTPYMQKMPYLTAAQKAAAIHFGHFPTNVGTRIAAITPTAQPPSAAVPNPATPNAAASTPSARADNRSRSAVRREASRVARAGSPAPVASSSPEATTAVSAAPVHSAQPQPVQPQPAQQQVQPLPPSSQPTSQPAPQVRPVSPPLQPVRQVEAASPAPSTSAVQGPPAPGFESVQVTRAPAAAPAQQTNPLNAVPLAPAPTQPQPAPNAATQPVAAPLPAQSARAVAPAATPQPNPQATRTLADIIHAIDVPDEELKPSVAPVDLAEVAALQAARRAEREAAAEKAKKSADAKAKAEADAKAKKEAETKRKQAEEQKRLAANPSRNWVQIGTGSDKGALAFTLRALRKKYDEVAPQDGWTASWGRTNRLLIGPFSSFTRAKTVESNLKKAGADAFAWQSDAGEVVERIGGK, from the coding sequence GTGATAAGATCTCCCCTATGGCTTCTGGCGCCCCTCCTATTGGTGGGAACGGCCCATGCCCAATCCGATCAGGCGCAACTGGTTCGCCCATCCGATGCCGCTGATCTCAACAGCCATCTAGCGCGCCTGGCTTCCGATCCCCGCGACGTCACTGCGCTGATTGGAGCGGGGGAGGCTGCGTTGGCGCTGGACGATCCGCGCGCCGCCGCCGGATTCTTTGCGCGCGCGGACGCGATTCAGAGCGGCAATGGCCGCATCAAGGCCGGGCTGGGCCGCGTGATGCTGAAGATGCAGAACCCGGCGGAAGCACTGCGTCTGTTCGATCAGGCCGCGCGGCTGCGCTATCCTGATGCCGGTTTCCTGTCCGACCGTGCATTGGCCCGCGATCTCACCGGAGATCAGGCTGGCGCGCAGCGCGACTATCAGGCCGCGTTGCAGCGCCAGCCGGACGATGCGGAACTCATTCGCCGCTATGCTGCTTCGCTCGGTATTTCGGGACAGGTGGAGGCATCCGACAAGGTGCTCCAGCCACTGCTCTACAAAAGCGACCGGGCCGCTTGGCGATATCGCGCCTTTATCCTGGCGATGAATAACAAACAGGCGGAAGCAAAGAAGATAGCGGACCAGACAATGCCTGCCCCGCTTGCGAGCGCCCTGACTCCCTATATGCAGAAAATGCCCTATCTCACTGCCGCACAAAAGGCTGCGGCGATTCATTTTGGCCATTTCCCTACAAATGTGGGCACGCGAATCGCAGCCATAACCCCGACCGCGCAACCGCCATCCGCAGCAGTGCCGAATCCGGCGACTCCCAACGCAGCGGCATCCACGCCTTCAGCCCGCGCGGACAATCGTTCACGCAGCGCGGTGCGGCGTGAAGCGTCAAGGGTGGCGCGGGCGGGCAGCCCGGCGCCGGTGGCTTCATCCTCCCCGGAGGCGACGACAGCGGTGTCGGCCGCGCCCGTTCATTCAGCCCAGCCACAGCCCGTGCAGCCGCAGCCTGCCCAGCAGCAGGTCCAACCACTACCACCATCGTCTCAACCGACGTCGCAGCCCGCCCCGCAGGTCCGGCCAGTCTCGCCGCCGCTTCAACCCGTGCGGCAGGTGGAGGCCGCTTCGCCCGCACCTTCGACGAGTGCCGTGCAAGGACCACCGGCGCCTGGCTTTGAATCCGTGCAGGTCACGCGCGCTCCCGCAGCGGCTCCGGCGCAGCAGACCAATCCCTTGAACGCCGTGCCGCTCGCGCCCGCGCCGACGCAACCTCAGCCTGCTCCGAACGCGGCCACACAACCCGTTGCTGCGCCGCTTCCAGCGCAATCGGCCAGGGCCGTCGCGCCCGCCGCGACCCCACAGCCCAATCCGCAAGCGACGCGTACGCTGGCGGATATCATCCACGCCATCGACGTGCCGGACGAGGAATTGAAGCCCAGTGTCGCGCCAGTTGATCTGGCGGAGGTCGCCGCCTTGCAGGCTGCCCGGCGCGCTGAGCGTGAGGCGGCCGCAGAAAAGGCGAAGAAATCCGCCGATGCGAAAGCCAAGGCTGAGGCCGACGCAAAGGCGAAGAAGGAAGCCGAAACCAAGAGGAAGCAGGCGGAGGAACAGAAGCGGCTGGCGGCCAACCCATCCCGCAACTGGGTTCAGATCGGCACGGGGTCGGACAAGGGCGCGCTGGCCTTCACCCTGCGCGCGCTTCGCAAGAAATATGACGAGGTGGCGCCACAGGATGGTTGGACGGCATCCTGGGGACGCACAAATCGCCTGCTCATCGGCCCCTTTTCCAGCTTCACGCGTGCAAAGACGGTGGAATCGAACCTCAAGAAAGCGGGGGCAGATGCCTTTGCCTGGCAAAGCGATGCGGGAGAGGTCGTCGAGCGGATCGGCGGCAAATAA